From the Peromyscus leucopus breed LL Stock chromosome 8b, UCI_PerLeu_2.1, whole genome shotgun sequence genome, one window contains:
- the LOC114704580 gene encoding general transcription factor IIF subunit 2-like codes for MAERRELDLTGAKQNTGMWLVKVPKYLSQQWAKAPGRGEAGKLRIAKNQGRTEVSFTLNEDLAKIHDIGGKPASVSAPREHPFVLQSVRGQTLTVFTESSSGKLSLDGIVVQRAECRPAASESYMRLKRLQIQESSKPVRLSQKLDKVVTTNYKPVANHQHNIEQERKKKKDGKRVRADKQHVLDLLFSAFEKHQYYTLKDLVDITKQPVGYLKEILKEIGIRNVKGIHKNTWELKPEYRHYQGEEKSG; via the coding sequence ATGGCAGAGCGCAGGGAACTCGATCTGACGGGCGCCAAACAGAACACCGGCATGTGGCTGGTCAAGGTTCCTAAATACTTGTCCCAGCAATGGGCTAAAGCTCCCGGAAGAGGTGAAGCTGGGAAGCTGAGGATTGCGAAGAATCAAGGAAGGACTGAGGTATCTTTTACTTTGAATGAGGATCTTGCAAAGATTCATGATATCGGTGGGAAGCCAGCTTCAGTCAGTGCGCCTAGAGAACATCCATTTGTCTTGCAAAGTGTTAGAGGACAGACATTAACAGTGTTTACCGAGAGCTCCTCAGGTAAGCTGTCATTGGACGGAATAGTGGTACAGAGAGCCGAATGCCGACCTGCTGCCAGCGAAAGCTACATGAGGCTAAAGAGATTGCAAATACAAGAGTCTTCCAAACCTGTAAGGCTGTCACAGAAGCTGGACAAAGTTGTCACGACCAATTACAAGCCTGTCGCTAACCATCAGCACAATAttgaacaggaaaggaagaagaagaaagacggAAAGCGAGTTCGGGCGGACAAACAACACGTCCTAGACCTGCTGTTCTCAGCCTTTGAGAAACATCAGTACTATACTCTTAAGGACTTAGTGGACATCACAAAGCAGCCTGTGGGATACCTGAAAGAAATCTTGAAAGAAATTGGCATTCGCAATGTAAAGGGGATTCACAAAAATACCTGGGAGCTGAAGCCAGAGTACAGGCATTaccaaggagaagagaagagtggCTGA